A part of Paenibacillus sp. IHBB 10380 genomic DNA contains:
- the spoIIIAA gene encoding stage III sporulation protein AA, translating into MNMNWLELFPEPIKSLLQQLPFSILDKMEEVRIREGRPLEINTAGAHHFLTLDGKLTLNVEEAYKPAREDSHRLLDRISNHSLYTMEEELRKGFITIPGGHRIGLAGRTVLSSGKVEHLRDISGFNVRIAREIRGAANTILPYLLDSKDKRIKHTLILSPPQHGKTTLIRDMARQISSGNYEGSAVKWRGMKVGIIDERSEIAGSLRGVPSFDVGPRTDVMDGCPKAEGMMMMIRSMSPEVLLVDEIGRAEDAEAITEALHAGISIIATAHGSNAEELSQRPALAGLIENRMFEMYVILNRTAGDLGFRILDRQQRSIQLSHYSSKG; encoded by the coding sequence ATGAACATGAATTGGTTGGAATTGTTTCCTGAACCGATTAAGTCGCTTCTTCAACAGCTTCCATTTTCTATTCTAGATAAAATGGAGGAGGTGCGAATTCGTGAAGGAAGACCGCTTGAGATTAATACAGCAGGAGCGCACCACTTTCTCACATTAGACGGTAAATTGACGCTTAATGTCGAAGAAGCGTACAAGCCAGCTAGAGAAGATAGCCATCGTCTCCTAGATCGAATTAGCAATCATTCCTTGTATACGATGGAAGAGGAACTTCGTAAAGGCTTCATTACTATACCGGGTGGACATCGTATTGGCTTAGCAGGCAGAACGGTTCTCAGTAGTGGAAAAGTGGAACACTTGCGAGATATTAGTGGATTTAATGTTCGGATAGCTAGAGAAATCCGCGGGGCTGCTAACACCATTCTTCCCTATCTACTTGATAGTAAAGACAAAAGGATCAAGCATACCCTTATTCTATCCCCACCGCAACATGGGAAAACAACGCTCATAAGAGATATGGCAAGGCAGATCAGTAGCGGCAATTATGAAGGCTCAGCCGTAAAATGGCGAGGGATGAAGGTAGGCATTATTGATGAACGTTCCGAGATAGCAGGAAGCTTACGAGGAGTGCCTAGTTTTGACGTAGGACCTCGTACCGATGTGATGGATGGGTGTCCCAAAGCAGAGGGAATGATGATGATGATTCGCTCGATGTCACCAGAAGTGTTATTAGTGGACGAGATCGGACGCGCTGAAGATGCAGAAGCGATTACGGAAGCTCTTCATGCGGGCATATCTATCATTGCTACAGCTCACGGCTCCAATGCTGAGGAACTTTCTCAACGTCCAGCTCTGGCGGGATTAATTGAAAATCGAATGTTTGAGATGTATGTCATCCTTAACCGAACTGCTGGGGATCTTGGCTTTCGAATTCTGGATCGACAGCAACGTTCTATACAACTTTCTCATTATTCATCGAAGGGGTGA
- the spoIIIAD gene encoding stage III sporulation protein AD, with translation MEIIQVVGLALISTILILTIKEQKPMFAFLLAASTGILIFLFLIGKIATVVGELERMAEAAGVQMIYLKTILKIIGIAYIAEFGSQIVRDAGQESIASKIELAGKVLIMVLAIPIIGIIIETVMKLLPT, from the coding sequence ATGGAAATTATACAAGTGGTAGGGCTAGCACTTATATCCACCATTCTCATTCTGACAATTAAAGAACAGAAACCGATGTTTGCTTTTTTACTGGCGGCTTCCACAGGGATTCTCATATTCCTTTTCCTTATCGGAAAAATTGCTACTGTTGTTGGAGAGTTAGAGCGGATGGCTGAAGCTGCAGGGGTTCAAATGATTTATTTAAAAACGATACTCAAAATTATTGGCATCGCCTATATTGCTGAGTTTGGATCTCAAATTGTTAGAGATGCAGGTCAAGAGAGCATTGCTTCCAAAATAGAACTCGCCGGCAAGGTGCTGATCATGGTGCTTGCTATACCGATTATCGGCATCATCATTGAAACCGTTATGAAGCTGCTGCCGACCTAA
- the spoIIIAB gene encoding stage III sporulation protein SpoIIIAB, with protein sequence MLKLLGAILILLSGTLAGFYKARQFERRPRQIRELILAMQRLETEITYGFTPLPEAMSKMGAQMKEPLSTLFTSAARSMNSSQGLTAQESIAHALALHWKNTSMKTAEKDVLHQLSFTLGTSDRQDQIKHIALAAQQLKHEEAASREDQAKYEKMSKSLGLLVGALIIILIF encoded by the coding sequence GTGCTTAAGCTATTAGGCGCAATATTGATCTTACTGTCTGGAACCTTGGCAGGATTCTATAAAGCTAGGCAGTTCGAACGAAGGCCAAGGCAGATCCGAGAATTGATTCTCGCTATGCAGCGCCTAGAGACGGAAATTACTTATGGCTTCACACCTTTACCTGAGGCGATGAGTAAAATGGGGGCTCAGATGAAGGAACCATTAAGCACATTATTTACTAGCGCAGCTCGGTCCATGAACTCGTCACAAGGTCTGACAGCGCAGGAGAGTATAGCACATGCCTTAGCCCTACATTGGAAGAATACTTCGATGAAGACAGCCGAGAAGGATGTGCTCCATCAATTGAGCTTCACTTTAGGTACAAGCGATCGTCAGGATCAGATTAAACATATCGCATTAGCTGCACAGCAGTTGAAGCATGAAGAGGCAGCATCAAGAGAGGATCAGGCGAAATATGAAAAAATGAGTAAAAGTCTGGGACTTCTTGTCGGAGCATTAATCATCATTTTGATCTTTTAG
- a CDS encoding aspartate kinase, translated as MSLYVMKFGGSSVGNTERMQRVAKRIIEKQDEGHQCVVVVSAMGDTTDDLIEQAMALNSEPTAREMDMLMTTGEQISMALLSMAVQSLGREAVSFTGWQAGFRTEAVHGKARIIDILPNRVQEALAHGQIVIVAGFQGMTEDGEITTFGRGGSDTTAVALAAAINADVCEIYTDVDGIYSTDPRIVKCARKLKEISYDEMLELASLGAAVLHPRAVEYAKHNNVKLVVRSSFNNNEGTVVKEEASMEQGVVVSGIAYDKNVARISILGVKDYPGVLAEVFGALAQEGINVDIIVQSGVKNGEADFSFTVSKPESDSALSVIQGLRGTLPYREVTSEENLVKVSIVGAGMISHPGVAAQMFDVISKQGVSIKMVSTSEIKTSCVIDGGNLEEVIKALHTAYNLDTDVQVFVGGPQDRR; from the coding sequence TTGTCACTGTACGTTATGAAATTCGGGGGTAGTTCCGTTGGAAATACGGAACGGATGCAGCGTGTCGCTAAGCGTATTATCGAGAAGCAAGACGAAGGTCACCAATGTGTTGTCGTTGTATCTGCCATGGGAGATACAACGGATGATTTAATTGAACAAGCCATGGCTCTGAATTCTGAGCCAACAGCTCGTGAGATGGATATGTTAATGACAACAGGAGAGCAAATATCGATGGCATTACTGTCGATGGCTGTTCAAAGCCTCGGTCGTGAAGCCGTATCTTTCACAGGATGGCAAGCGGGATTCCGCACGGAAGCTGTACACGGGAAAGCCCGTATAATTGATATTCTTCCAAACCGAGTTCAAGAAGCGTTGGCTCATGGGCAAATTGTTATCGTGGCTGGATTCCAAGGGATGACTGAGGATGGAGAAATTACCACATTTGGTCGGGGTGGTTCAGATACTACAGCAGTGGCTTTAGCGGCTGCAATTAACGCAGATGTATGTGAAATATATACAGATGTAGACGGTATATATTCTACAGATCCTCGTATCGTTAAATGTGCTCGTAAGCTTAAGGAAATTTCATATGACGAAATGCTGGAACTTGCCAGCTTAGGAGCTGCCGTACTTCATCCGCGTGCGGTTGAGTATGCAAAGCACAATAATGTTAAACTGGTTGTCAGATCGAGTTTCAACAATAATGAAGGCACCGTTGTGAAGGAGGAGGCTAGCATGGAACAAGGCGTTGTAGTGAGTGGAATTGCTTACGATAAGAATGTGGCGCGAATTAGTATTTTGGGTGTAAAAGATTATCCAGGGGTCCTTGCAGAGGTTTTTGGAGCTTTGGCTCAAGAAGGCATCAATGTGGATATTATCGTCCAAAGCGGCGTTAAGAATGGTGAAGCGGATTTTTCCTTTACAGTTTCTAAACCAGAAAGCGATAGTGCGTTGTCTGTGATTCAAGGTCTTAGAGGGACTCTCCCTTATCGTGAAGTAACTTCTGAAGAGAATCTCGTTAAGGTATCTATTGTGGGCGCAGGAATGATTAGTCACCCGGGTGTGGCCGCTCAGATGTTTGACGTTATTTCTAAACAAGGTGTAAGCATTAAGATGGTTAGTACGTCTGAGATCAAAACCTCTTGTGTAATCGATGGTGGCAATTTAGAGGAAGTCATTAAGGCTCTTCATACCGCCTATAATCTTGATACGGATGTACAGGTTTTTGTAGGTGGTCCTCAGGATCGTCGTTAA
- the efp gene encoding elongation factor P, giving the protein MISVNDFKTGLTVEVEGDIFTVIDFQHVKPGKGAAFVRSKLKNLRNGNTVERTFRAGESIGRAQIENRAVQYLYGSGQEHSFMDNETYDQFNLTSEQLKWELNFLKENMNVNIISYQGEILGINLPHTVELKVVETEPSVKGNTAQGATKSAKLETGLSVQVPLFINEDDVLIIDTREGKYSSRA; this is encoded by the coding sequence ATGATATCAGTAAACGATTTTAAAACAGGTCTAACAGTAGAAGTAGAGGGTGATATTTTCACTGTTATTGACTTTCAACACGTAAAACCAGGTAAAGGCGCAGCATTTGTTCGCTCCAAGTTGAAGAACTTGCGTAACGGAAATACAGTTGAACGTACATTCCGTGCTGGTGAATCTATCGGACGTGCTCAAATTGAGAACCGTGCTGTTCAGTATCTATACGGAAGTGGTCAAGAACATTCTTTCATGGATAATGAAACATATGACCAATTTAATTTGACGAGTGAGCAGTTGAAATGGGAATTGAATTTCCTTAAAGAGAACATGAACGTAAACATCATCAGCTACCAAGGTGAAATCCTAGGTATAAATCTACCGCATACGGTAGAACTGAAAGTTGTTGAGACTGAACCAAGTGTTAAAGGTAATACAGCTCAGGGTGCTACTAAGAGTGCTAAATTGGAAACGGGATTAAGTGTTCAAGTTCCTCTTTTCATAAATGAAGACGATGTCCTCATTATTGATACTCGTGAAGGAAAATACAGCTCCCGTGCTTAA
- a CDS encoding YqhV family protein: MTLDRFVVSMATLRLISGSIEIAAALYMLKVGQVDKALAINTMLAFVGPTVLILTTAIGLVGMADKLSWAKIIWILMGVTCLLIGILKK, encoded by the coding sequence TTGACCTTGGATAGGTTCGTTGTGAGCATGGCAACTCTACGACTTATATCGGGAAGTATTGAAATAGCAGCAGCATTATACATGCTCAAGGTAGGACAGGTTGATAAAGCATTGGCTATCAACACGATGCTAGCTTTTGTGGGACCGACAGTCCTCATACTCACGACAGCGATTGGATTGGTAGGGATGGCGGATAAACTATCATGGGCCAAAATCATATGGATTTTAATGGGGGTTACATGTCTCTTAATTGGTATTTTGAAAAAATGA
- the spoIIIAE gene encoding stage III sporulation protein AE: MLGRRTSGGLVVKGLLMIFLVLLLFGGGTIYADEPSNDLVKEQAKQLPKDQVETYWDELMKEYGGFFPDQKVPSFMDMLLPGGEGLSFKNILSGLISFFWHEVLLNGKLLVSIVILSIMSMILETLQTAFERNTVSKVAYSLCYMVIMVIAINSFSVAIGYAKGAISHMIDFMMAMLPLLFSLLASMGNVVTVSVTHPLIIFMIHTVGTLVYTVIFPLLFFSAVLHIVSSLSDKYKLTQMANLLQRISVGLLGVLLTIFLGVISVQGMTSSVTDGVTIRTAKYISGSFIPVVGKMFADATDTVISASVLVKNSIGLAGVIIIIFICAFPAIKILTLALIYQVAAAIMQPLGDTPIVTCLQTIGKSMIYVFSTMAVVGLMFFLAITILLMAGNVTVMMR; the protein is encoded by the coding sequence ATGTTAGGACGACGTACTTCAGGGGGGTTAGTAGTAAAAGGGTTACTCATGATCTTCTTGGTATTGTTATTATTCGGTGGAGGAACGATCTACGCTGATGAGCCCTCGAATGATTTAGTGAAGGAGCAAGCCAAGCAATTACCTAAAGATCAAGTAGAGACCTATTGGGATGAATTAATGAAAGAATACGGAGGGTTTTTCCCGGATCAAAAGGTGCCCTCCTTTATGGATATGCTTCTTCCTGGAGGGGAGGGGCTTAGCTTCAAAAACATCCTGTCAGGATTAATTTCATTTTTCTGGCATGAAGTTTTACTCAACGGAAAGTTGTTAGTATCGATCGTAATTTTGAGTATTATGAGTATGATTTTGGAGACGCTCCAGACGGCATTTGAGCGAAATACCGTAAGTAAGGTGGCCTACTCTCTCTGTTATATGGTCATTATGGTGATTGCTATCAACAGTTTCTCGGTAGCGATTGGATACGCCAAAGGGGCAATCAGTCACATGATTGATTTCATGATGGCGATGCTACCTCTCTTATTCTCTTTACTGGCTTCTATGGGGAATGTCGTAACGGTATCGGTTACACATCCATTAATCATCTTTATGATTCATACCGTAGGCACCCTCGTGTACACCGTCATATTTCCGCTCTTGTTCTTCTCGGCTGTACTGCATATAGTAAGCTCACTTTCGGATAAATATAAGCTTACACAAATGGCAAATCTTCTTCAACGAATTAGTGTGGGATTGCTAGGTGTACTACTTACTATTTTTTTAGGTGTAATTTCGGTACAAGGGATGACAAGCTCTGTCACGGATGGAGTCACGATTCGTACCGCTAAATATATATCAGGTAGCTTTATTCCCGTCGTCGGTAAAATGTTCGCAGATGCTACGGATACCGTCATATCAGCATCCGTGCTCGTTAAGAATTCGATTGGTTTAGCGGGAGTTATTATCATCATTTTTATTTGTGCCTTTCCAGCCATCAAAATATTAACACTAGCTCTGATCTACCAAGTAGCCGCTGCCATCATGCAACCCCTTGGTGATACTCCTATCGTGACTTGTCTACAAACGATTGGTAAGAGCATGATCTACGTATTTTCGACCATGGCAGTTGTAGGATTAATGTTCTTTCTAGCGATAACTATTCTGTTAATGGCTGGAAATGTAACGGTCATGATGAGGTGA
- the spoIIIAG gene encoding stage III sporulation protein AG gives MGNWFKKAEQWIGGGPGGAKRISAFRWLIILGLVGVAIVLFSSFVNVKKIDNENTGREPPASTAVQETFQNTNAQTDSFSGIEEAFENKIKEILEKIVGVGTVDVLVTVDSTEEIVIQRNVKDSQQKTEENDANGGNRHTTQYTRDGEIVTYESSGSETPIITKKVKPQIRGVLIVAKGAENEVVRNLIVNAVEKGLNVAGFRISVVPRKQE, from the coding sequence TTGGGGAATTGGTTTAAAAAAGCAGAACAATGGATTGGTGGGGGACCGGGTGGGGCCAAACGAATTTCAGCTTTTCGGTGGCTCATTATTTTAGGTTTGGTAGGCGTAGCTATTGTGTTATTTAGTTCATTCGTCAATGTGAAGAAGATTGATAATGAGAATACAGGGAGGGAACCACCAGCATCAACTGCAGTTCAGGAAACGTTCCAAAATACCAATGCACAAACCGATTCCTTTAGTGGGATAGAAGAGGCCTTTGAAAATAAGATCAAGGAAATATTGGAGAAAATAGTAGGTGTAGGGACAGTGGATGTGTTAGTCACTGTGGATTCAACAGAGGAAATTGTCATTCAACGGAATGTGAAAGATTCTCAACAGAAGACTGAGGAAAATGACGCTAATGGTGGCAACCGGCATACCACCCAATATACCCGAGATGGGGAAATCGTGACGTACGAATCTTCAGGTAGTGAGACTCCCATTATCACGAAAAAAGTGAAGCCGCAAATTCGTGGTGTATTGATTGTAGCTAAAGGAGCTGAGAATGAAGTTGTTCGAAATTTGATAGTAAATGCCGTCGAAAAAGGTCTGAATGTGGCGGGGTTTCGTATTTCAGTCGTGCCTCGTAAACAGGAGTAA
- a CDS encoding SpoIIIAH-like family protein yields MNNKRQTIWLVSMLSLMVVLSAYYLFTEDSGSSTMPVADSQQVVDQKNSGNEVLVTEVVTDGAVNSTVTTEEPEATASTTEKKETTDVAVKEDKSATDKSVIDKPATDKPVTDKTASVGNPDTKNKNDEEILKEVATQAASSSSLLDSYRLDRVQTSQKEQTDLYATINDMNNNDPETSAKANDQLRSLEEKETKITGIEEELHQQYGGAVVKEEEDHYKVLVLSEKLDVKQAVNIVDLVMKELNVSQDKVSVQYVTP; encoded by the coding sequence ATGAATAATAAAAGACAAACAATTTGGTTGGTGTCCATGTTGAGTTTAATGGTGGTTCTCTCAGCGTACTATCTGTTTACAGAGGATTCAGGTTCTTCGACCATGCCTGTAGCGGACAGTCAGCAGGTTGTAGATCAAAAGAATAGTGGAAACGAAGTCCTTGTTACTGAGGTGGTAACAGACGGGGCGGTGAATAGCACAGTAACTACGGAGGAGCCTGAAGCAACGGCCTCGACTACCGAAAAGAAGGAAACAACCGATGTGGCTGTTAAGGAAGACAAGTCAGCTACAGATAAATCAGTTATAGATAAACCAGCTACAGATAAACCAGTAACGGATAAGACGGCTTCAGTAGGTAACCCGGATACGAAGAACAAAAATGATGAGGAAATTCTAAAAGAGGTTGCCACTCAAGCGGCTTCTAGCAGTAGTCTACTTGATTCTTACAGATTGGATCGTGTCCAGACTAGCCAGAAAGAACAGACTGATCTTTATGCTACAATCAACGATATGAATAACAATGATCCAGAGACGAGCGCTAAAGCCAATGATCAACTAAGAAGCCTCGAAGAGAAAGAAACGAAAATAACGGGTATTGAAGAAGAGCTTCATCAGCAATATGGTGGTGCTGTTGTGAAAGAGGAAGAAGATCATTACAAGGTTCTTGTATTAAGTGAAAAACTAGACGTGAAACAAGCTGTAAATATTGTCGATTTAGTGATGAAAGAACTGAATGTTTCACAAGATAAGGTTAGTGTACAGTATGTCACTCCATAA
- the spoIIIAC gene encoding stage III sporulation protein AC has translation MNIDVNAIFQIAGIGIIIAMIHTVLKQMGKEDMAHWVTLIGFVVVLFMVVRMLDTLLQEIKSIFLFQ, from the coding sequence ATGAACATTGACGTGAACGCAATTTTTCAAATTGCGGGAATCGGCATCATCATAGCTATGATTCACACGGTTCTCAAACAAATGGGGAAAGAGGATATGGCTCACTGGGTGACGCTCATTGGTTTTGTGGTGGTGCTGTTCATGGTCGTGCGGATGCTCGATACCTTGCTACAGGAGATAAAATCTATTTTCTTGTTCCAGTAG
- the accC gene encoding acetyl-CoA carboxylase biotin carboxylase subunit, translating into MKFHKVLIANRGEIAVRIIRACRELDISTVAVYSEPDKDSLHVRLADEAYCIGPTLSKDSYLNITNIMSVATLTECDAIHPGYGFLAENADFAEICESCNITFIGPSADAITKMGDKSVAKMTMKEAGVPIIPGSDGIVDSLEEAVMIGRDIGYPLIIKATAGGGGKGIRIADDEDALVKQITAAQQEAQKAFGNAGVYLEKYLTGMKHVEIQIIADKYGHVVHLGERDCSIQRRRQKLLEEAPCPVLSPEIRERMGEAAIRAAKSVHYSGAGTLEFLLGADDQFYFMEMNTRIQVEHPVTEMVTSVDLIKEMISVAEGNSLSFTQEEIEIRGVAIECRINAEDPDKNFMPAPGKIQFYLPPGGPGVRVDSAAYQGYTIPPYYDSMIAKLIVWAPTRSEAIAKMKRALSEFAVEGIHTTISFHQKLLNHPTFIEGDFDIKFLEENEI; encoded by the coding sequence ATGAAATTTCATAAAGTGCTCATTGCGAACCGAGGGGAGATTGCGGTTCGTATTATCCGGGCTTGTCGTGAACTTGATATATCAACGGTTGCGGTCTATTCAGAACCCGATAAAGACTCTCTACATGTCCGCTTAGCGGATGAAGCCTATTGTATTGGTCCAACATTATCCAAAGACAGCTACTTAAATATCACGAACATTATGAGTGTTGCGACACTAACAGAGTGCGATGCTATTCATCCAGGTTATGGTTTCTTGGCTGAAAATGCTGATTTCGCTGAAATCTGTGAATCATGCAACATTACTTTTATCGGCCCTTCCGCAGATGCGATTACCAAAATGGGTGACAAATCAGTGGCTAAGATGACGATGAAAGAAGCGGGAGTACCCATTATACCCGGTTCAGATGGTATCGTAGATAGTCTAGAAGAAGCAGTTATGATCGGCCGCGATATTGGTTATCCCTTAATTATTAAGGCGACGGCTGGCGGTGGAGGAAAAGGGATTCGGATTGCTGATGATGAGGATGCACTCGTTAAGCAGATCACCGCAGCACAGCAAGAAGCTCAGAAAGCCTTCGGTAACGCAGGTGTGTATCTAGAGAAATATTTGACAGGTATGAAGCATGTAGAAATTCAGATCATAGCTGATAAATACGGACACGTTGTTCATTTAGGTGAGCGGGATTGCTCCATTCAGCGTCGTAGACAGAAGTTGCTTGAGGAAGCACCGTGCCCAGTCCTATCACCTGAAATTCGTGAGCGTATGGGAGAAGCTGCTATACGGGCTGCGAAATCAGTACATTATTCTGGTGCAGGAACGCTTGAATTTTTGCTTGGCGCCGATGATCAGTTCTATTTCATGGAAATGAACACCCGTATTCAGGTTGAGCATCCTGTAACTGAAATGGTAACCAGTGTCGATTTGATTAAGGAAATGATCTCTGTGGCAGAAGGAAATTCGCTCTCATTCACACAAGAAGAGATTGAGATTCGTGGAGTCGCTATTGAATGTCGTATTAATGCGGAGGACCCAGATAAGAACTTTATGCCAGCACCGGGTAAAATCCAATTCTATTTACCACCTGGAGGACCGGGTGTACGTGTAGATAGTGCTGCTTATCAAGGGTATACGATACCACCCTACTACGATTCTATGATAGCGAAGCTTATTGTATGGGCTCCTACGCGGTCGGAAGCTATTGCGAAGATGAAACGTGCGCTATCTGAATTTGCTGTTGAAGGGATTCATACTACGATTTCATTTCATCAGAAATTGTTGAATCACCCAACGTTTATTGAAGGGGATTTCGACATCAAATTTCTTGAAGAGAACGAGATCTGA
- a CDS encoding stage III sporulation protein AF, giving the protein MTWLGGWMREVIMIVLLAIFVDLILPSRSMERYIKLVLSLLILFTLLGPIISLLTDSPADKLNLALLNQESDAGQLGAKSEKSLAQILVQGEQLKHNQQSQSLQWAGEEVARQMKEQIRNKTGNQVKEVTVMLSLLPSERNANEKVPAITSVDVTLQPSSELEQSEVSEEAIQNISVAPIDEIKVEVNTSLPEDVESNKEDNQELEATEVSGQQAESSDHIRKILMTEWNLEANQIVVQGEQGDDKI; this is encoded by the coding sequence ATGACTTGGCTTGGCGGTTGGATGAGAGAAGTGATTATGATTGTGCTTCTGGCAATATTCGTGGATCTGATCCTGCCAAGTCGCTCAATGGAACGATATATCAAGCTGGTACTAAGTCTACTCATCCTGTTTACATTACTGGGGCCTATTATCAGCTTACTCACAGACTCGCCAGCTGATAAATTGAATCTGGCCCTACTTAATCAAGAAAGTGATGCTGGACAACTTGGGGCAAAGAGCGAGAAGAGTCTGGCGCAAATTCTGGTTCAAGGTGAGCAGCTAAAGCATAATCAGCAGAGCCAAAGTCTGCAATGGGCTGGAGAAGAGGTTGCGCGGCAGATGAAGGAGCAGATTCGGAATAAAACAGGAAATCAGGTCAAGGAGGTGACGGTGATGCTTTCGTTACTCCCTTCTGAGAGAAACGCTAATGAGAAGGTGCCTGCTATCACCTCAGTAGATGTTACGTTACAACCTTCTAGCGAACTAGAGCAAAGTGAAGTAAGTGAAGAAGCAATCCAGAATATTTCAGTAGCCCCCATTGACGAAATTAAAGTTGAGGTGAATACCTCGTTACCTGAAGATGTGGAATCCAATAAGGAAGACAATCAAGAGCTTGAAGCTACGGAGGTATCCGGTCAGCAAGCAGAAAGTTCTGATCATATAAGAAAAATTCTGATGACTGAATGGAATCTTGAAGCGAATCAAATTGTGGTTCAAGGTGAGCAGGGAGATGACAAAATATGA
- a CDS encoding Asp23/Gls24 family envelope stress response protein: MSLLPTESERTEIGEIQIAPEVIEVIAGLATVEVKGVAGMSGGFAGGIAELLGRKNLSKGVKVEVGQREAAIDVSVIVEYGNRLPEVATEIQRNVKRSIETMTGLTVIEVNVHIHDVHFKSPEKIDEVEFSQRVK, translated from the coding sequence ATGAGTTTATTACCGACTGAGTCTGAAAGAACGGAAATCGGTGAGATTCAAATTGCACCTGAAGTCATTGAAGTCATCGCTGGATTAGCGACTGTGGAAGTCAAGGGCGTGGCAGGAATGAGTGGAGGATTTGCAGGTGGTATTGCGGAGCTTTTGGGTCGAAAGAACCTATCCAAAGGCGTTAAGGTAGAAGTGGGGCAAAGAGAAGCAGCAATCGACGTATCTGTTATCGTTGAGTATGGAAACCGCTTGCCAGAAGTAGCGACGGAAATTCAGCGCAACGTTAAGCGTTCGATTGAGACCATGACCGGACTTACAGTGATTGAAGTCAATGTGCATATTCATGATGTACATTTCAAGAGTCCAGAGAAGATAGATGAAGTTGAGTTTAGTCAGCGTGTTAAATAA
- a CDS encoding GlsB/YeaQ/YmgE family stress response membrane protein, whose protein sequence is MSWLWSLIIGGIIGWLAGLIMGRDVPGGVIGNIVAGFIGGWLGSLIFGKMGPVIGGFYFVPALIGAIVLVAIVSLLMGRKKA, encoded by the coding sequence ATGAGTTGGTTATGGTCGCTAATTATAGGTGGTATTATTGGTTGGCTCGCAGGTTTAATCATGGGGCGTGATGTTCCAGGTGGGGTTATCGGTAACATCGTAGCTGGATTTATCGGCGGATGGTTAGGATCCCTTATTTTTGGTAAAATGGGTCCGGTCATTGGAGGTTTCTACTTCGTTCCTGCTTTGATTGGTGCGATTGTCCTTGTCGCCATTGTTAGTCTACTGATGGGCAGAAAAAAAGCTTAA
- the accB gene encoding acetyl-CoA carboxylase biotin carboxyl carrier protein, with the protein MFKLSEIKELIKLVDETSVHELEIESEGTRLSIRKPGKTEIVNFQSSIPQSYQAAPLHVQQSSNPAVSDLNSGNLPEVTDLSSSLHKIVSPMVGTFYRSASPDDAPFVSVSDKVKGKTTVCIIEAMKLMNELEAEVNGEIVEVLVENGQLVEFGQPLFLVRAE; encoded by the coding sequence ATGTTTAAGTTGAGTGAGATTAAGGAATTGATAAAGTTGGTAGATGAGACCTCTGTCCATGAGTTAGAGATCGAATCCGAAGGCACACGTCTATCTATTCGTAAACCAGGGAAAACTGAAATTGTAAACTTTCAATCGTCCATCCCACAGTCATACCAGGCAGCCCCTTTACATGTTCAGCAATCATCGAATCCTGCAGTTAGTGATTTGAATTCAGGCAACTTGCCTGAAGTAACAGACCTATCATCCTCACTACATAAAATTGTATCCCCTATGGTGGGAACTTTCTACAGATCTGCTTCTCCTGACGATGCTCCATTTGTTAGTGTTAGTGACAAGGTCAAAGGGAAGACTACAGTTTGTATTATTGAAGCTATGAAGCTAATGAACGAATTGGAAGCAGAAGTGAATGGTGAAATTGTTGAAGTTCTAGTCGAGAACGGTCAACTGGTAGAGTTCGGCCAACCTCTTTTCTTGGTGAGAGCAGAGTAA